CGGTGAGCTGGTCCTGGTTCAGCTCGGGGAACTCGTCGACGCCCGAGGGCGAGAGGAAGCACTTGAAGCCGTAGACCCCGGCGTCGTGCAGCGGCTTGAGGTCCTGGACGTTGTCGGGCAGGGCGCCGCCCCAGAAGCCGACGTCGATGTGCGCCTTGGTGCGGGCGACGTCCTGCTTGGTGCGCAGGTTGTCGACGGTCGTCGTCGGCGGCAGGGAGTTGAGGGGCATGTCGACGAGGGTGGTGATGCCGCCGGCGGCCGCGGCGCGGGTGGCGGTCCAGAAGCCCTCCCACTCCGTGCGGCCCGGGTCGTTCACGTGGACGTGCGTGTCGACGAGGCCGGGGAGCAGCGTGTCGTCGCCGAGGTCCTCCAGGCGGGCGCCGTCCGGCACCTCGGCGTCGTACGCGTCGACGGCCACGATCTTTCCGCCGGACACGGCGACCGAGGCGGCCCGGGTGCCCTCAGGGGTGATGACGCGGGTCGAGCGGAGCACCAGTTGCACGTTCGCACCCGTCGCAGCCGTCGCACCTGCCGCATCCGCCGCACTCGCGCCGGCTGTCGCGTCCACGTGCACGTCCTTTTCGGACACCCGCGTCCCCTTTCTGCTTTCTTCTGTTCCGCTACACAGACCTTTTGCTTCCGCTTAACGGAATTCAACGTTCTGTTGAAGGAGTTTTCACGCTTGCTCTCGCGACGTCAAGGGTGTGCTTGTTCACGACCGCGAGGTTCCGGCGACGTTCCGGTTCGGACTGGACGTTTCCACAACGTGGAATTAGAATTCCGCTGGCCAGAACGTAGCTACGCACAACGCGAGCGTCGGGGTTCGCGGGACAACCCCGCGAAGACACGGACAAAGGCCCCCTGACCGGCGACGACGGCATACCGAGCAAGAGCCCTCGTGAAGAACCGACCGGTAGGCTGCTTCCTTGCCCGCCAGCACCGAAAGGAACGCGCCGTGCCGACGTCAAGCGCCAGCGACGCCCCTGCTGAGACCGCCGCCTCCAAGACCCCCGCCGCGAGCGGTGGCGTCCAGTCCCTCGAGCGCGCCTTCGATCTGCTCGAGCGGATGGCGGACGCGGGGGGCGAGGTCGGTCTCAGTGAACTCTCCGCCAGCAGCGGCCTTCCGCTGCCCACGATCCACCGCCTCATGCGCACGCTGGTCGCCTGCGGGTACGTGCGTCAGCAGGCCAACCGCCGCTACTCGCTCGGCCCGCGCCTGATCCGCCTCGGCGAATCCGCGTCCCGGCTGCTCGGCACGTGGGCGCGGCCCTACCTCGCCCGGCTCGTCGAGGAGACCGGCGAGACGGCGAACATGGCGCTCCTCGACGGCGACGAGATCGTGTACGTCGCGCAGGTGCCGTCCAAGCACTCCATGCGGATGTTCACCGAGGTCGGCCGGCGGGTGCTGCCGCACTCCACGGGTGTCGGCAAGGCGCTGCTCGCGCACGCGTCGCCGGACGAGGTCCGCGCGCTGCTCGCCCGCACGGGGATGCCGGCGGCGACGGAGAAGACGATCACCACGCCGGAAGGCTTCCTGGCCGCCCTCGACGACGTGCGCCGCACGGGGTACGCCGTCGACGACAACGAGCAGGAGATCGGCGTCCGGTGCCTGGCCGTGCCGGTGCCCGACTCCCCCACGGCCGCGGCGATCTCCATCTCCGGGCCCGCGGGGCGGGTGACGGAGGCGGCCACGGACAAGATCGTGCCGGTGCTGCAGCAGGTGGCGGTGGAACTCTCGGCCGCGCTCGCCAGCGCGACACCTGGCTCCTGAGCCCTGGGCGTCCCTTTCCCACCCACCCACCCAACTACCGGCACCACCGACTCACCGTAGGGCCCACACCCGACGGGTGGAACGGTCGCGAAGCGGCGGAGAGGGCCGGGCCTGCTGATCGCCGGGTACCGGGCACCCGGGCGGGAAACCGTCGCGGAGCGACGGAGAAGACCAGGCCCGCTGATCGCCGGGTAACGGGTGGGCGGGCGGGAAACCGTCGCGGAGCGACGGAGAAGACCAGGCCCGCTGATCGCCGGGTAACGGGTGGGCGGGCGGGAAACCGTCGCGGAGCGACGGAGAGGGCCTGGCCCACTGGTCGCCGAGCAACGGGCGGGCGGGTGGGAAACCCGTCGCGGAGCGACGGAGAGGGGCCGGCCCGCCCGTCGCCGGGCAACGGATGGGTGGGAGAGGCAAGGGCGCGCGCTCGTCGCCGGGCAACGGGTGCGGCGAAGAGCGCGGAGCCGCGCATCGCGGGACGGCTTGCGTGGGGCTACTGATTCGCCAGGGCGAAGTCCTCCGCGGTCATCCGCCGCAACGTGCGGCGCATACCCCGCGGCCGCGCCGGCGCCGGCGCCGTGAGAACCGCGCAGGCCGCGTGCGCGTGAACGTAGCGGTGAGTGCGGGCAGCATGCCGACGCGGCCGAGCCCCGATGACAAGGAGCGCATCCGGATGCGCGGCCAACTCGCAGAGAACTCGCCCCGCCCGCCCCCGAACCACGCGCCGCTCGACGACAACCCCCCGCGGCGCCCCGCCGAAGACCTCGTCGAAGGCCCGGTCCAGGCGCCCCCGGGCCTCCGCGTACCAGTGGCGCGCCCACGCCGGATCGGGGTGACGCAGGTACAGACCCTCACCCTCGGGCGGTTCCCACGCCAGGACGGCGACCAGCACACGGCCCCCGCGCCGCGCCTGCACCGCCCCCGCCCGCAGCGCCGCGAGGCTCGCGAGCGACCCGCTGACCCCGACCACCACCACTTCCCGCCCGGACACCACCGCTTCCCGCCCGGACACCTCCGCTTCCCACCCAGACATCCCAGACATCCCTCTCCCCTCGCCCCTCTCCCCAGGCCAAACGCCGACTGAAGTGCTTCGATCCGCAGTCTGTACGCTGATTGGCCTGGACAGCAGGGCCAATCGGCAGGAGTTGGCATGGCAGACGCACGCGTGGTCCACACCGTGGACAGGAGGCTCGGCAGCCGTCAGCTGGCCCAGCTCCTGACCGGCACGGTCGGCGAGCGCCCCGGCTACCGCGCGCTGGCGAGCGGAGTGTGCACGCTGCTGCTCGATGGCCGCATCCCCCTGCACACCCGGCTCCCCGCGGAGCGCGAACTGGCCTCCGCGCT
The window above is part of the Streptomyces venezuelae genome. Proteins encoded here:
- a CDS encoding IclR family transcriptional regulator; this encodes MPTSSASDAPAETAASKTPAASGGVQSLERAFDLLERMADAGGEVGLSELSASSGLPLPTIHRLMRTLVACGYVRQQANRRYSLGPRLIRLGESASRLLGTWARPYLARLVEETGETANMALLDGDEIVYVAQVPSKHSMRMFTEVGRRVLPHSTGVGKALLAHASPDEVRALLARTGMPAATEKTITTPEGFLAALDDVRRTGYAVDDNEQEIGVRCLAVPVPDSPTAAAISISGPAGRVTEAATDKIVPVLQQVAVELSAALASATPGS
- a CDS encoding universal stress protein, producing the protein MSGWEAEVSGREAVVSGREVVVVGVSGSLASLAALRAGAVQARRGGRVLVAVLAWEPPEGEGLYLRHPDPAWARHWYAEARGRLDRAFDEVFGGAPRGVVVERRVVRGRAGRVLCELAAHPDALLVIGARPRRHAARTHRYVHAHAACAVLTAPAPARPRGMRRTLRRMTAEDFALANQ